One Saccharomycodes ludwigii strain NBRC 1722 chromosome VI, whole genome shotgun sequence DNA segment encodes these proteins:
- the TRM5 gene encoding tRNA (guanine) methyltransferase (similar to Saccharomyces cerevisiae YHR070W | TRM5 | tRNA Methyltransferase): MSNNNVITKMKPFTYKPPKLSIDVKKLKSNPSDIGFDRSKFITKIPLVCVAFPNPQNIGIFCKKFKSDILHVERLQHIVKLAKPSPTPAGTGNDIKNKKVQLSKGILLKDEITSIDQVTPDNIAPNAYKFLIDNDASITGYDYICDYDFWKTDEILSSIIPVGYCSRESLPSSFTATGHIAHVNLRDEFKPYSRIIGQIIIDKNQPKIKMVVNKLDSINSKFRTFDMEILSCIGDGSSDSNVFEVQHRESDCLFTFDFSKVYWNSRLHTEHDRLISKFKPGQVVGDVFAGVGPFSVPAGKKKVFVLSNDLNPFSYKYMCLNIKDNKVGSYVRPYNMDGGEFIKKSISLLNEWYMSTGNKNGEILITKGGGKYKDETTGKVLYKDEIVKLPRFYHHYVMNLPDTAINFLGNFVGLYNDHQDLVNGSDGNTTNFQLPCIHVHCFEKFSPEETHSITMEELHHRMHQRILKIMGTTEDVLLFNKMEFHLVRKVAPTKPMFCVSFELPMELAITTI, translated from the coding sequence AtgagtaataataacgttattacaaaaatgaaaCCATTCACCTACAAACCACCAAAATTATCAATCGATGtgaaaaaactaaaatccAATCCCAGCGATATTGGTTTCGATAGATCTAAATTCATCACTAAAATACCTTTAGTTTGTGTGGCCTTCCCAAACCCTCAAAACAttggtattttttgtaaaaaatttaaatctGATATATTACATGTTGAAAGATTACAGCATATAGTAAAACTCGCCAAGCCAAGTCCTACTCCTGCGGGCACAGGTAATGAtattaagaataaaaaagtacAGCTATCCAAAGgtattcttttaaaagatgAAATAACAAGTATTGATCAAGTCACCCCCGATAATATAGCACCAAATGCATACAAGTTCTTGATTGACAACGATGCATCTATAACTGGATATGATTATATTTGTGATTATGATTTCTGGAAGACGGATGAGATTTTGTCGAGTATAATACCAGTTGGTTACTGTAGTAGAGAAAGTCTTCCATCAAGTTTTACTGCCACCGGACATATTGCCCACGTGAATTTAAGGGACGAATTTAAACCGTATAGTCGCATTATCGGacaaattattatagaTAAAAATCAGCCCAAGATCAAAATGGTTGTTAATAAGCTGGATAGTATTAATAGCAAATTTAGAACCTTTGACATGGAAATATTATCCTGTATTGGTGATGGTAGCAGCGATAGCAACGTTTTTGAAGTTCAACACAGAGAAAGTGACTGTTTGTTTACTTTTGATTTCAGTAAGGTATATTGGAATAGTAGATTACACACAGAACATGATAGATTGATTAGTAAATTCAAGCCCGGTCAAGTAGTTGGTGATGTTTTTGCCGGTGTTGGTCCATTTAGCGTTCCTGCaggcaaaaaaaaggtatttGTATTGAGCAATGATCTAAACCCATTTAgctataaatatatgtgtttgaatattaaagataataaagttGGTTCCTATGTTAGACCATATAACATGGATGGTGGTGAATTTATCAAGAAATctatttcattattaaatgaGTGGTATATGTCTActggtaataaaaatggtgaAATTCTGATTACAAAAGGTGGAGGCAAATATAAAGACGAAACAACCGGGAAGGTTTTATATAAGGATGAAATAGTTAAACTACCTAGattttatcatcattatgTGATGAATCTGCCTGACACTGCTATAAACTTTTTGGGTAATTTTGTTGGATTGTATAATGATCATCAAGATTTGGTTAATGGTAGCGATGGCAACACCACGAATTTTCAATTGCCTTGTATCCATGTTCAttgttttgaaaagtttTCGCCAGAAGAAACGCATAGTATAACGATGGAGGAATTGCATCATAGGATGCACCAAaggattttaaaaatcatGGGGACCACAGAAgatgtattattatttaataagaTGGAATTTCACTTGGTCAGAAAAGTAGCACCTACTAAGCCAATGTTTTGTGTAAGTTTTGAATTGCCGATGGAATTAGCAATTACTACCATTTAG